TGAGGCCGTTGGCGGCGCCGGTCTCCGAGGCAGGCACCGCACCCATGATGAGGTTCGGCATCGCGGCGTACCCCAGCCCGATCCCCACGCCGATGAGCACGTTGATCACCAGAATGTGCCACGCGTGCAGGTCGAGCAGCACCGCCGCGGTGTAGCCGATCGCGATGATGCTCGAGCCGGCGATCAGCAGGGGCTTGGGGCCGAAGACCGTCTCCAGGCGTCCGGCGACGGGCGACATGACCAGCATGGCGATGCCCGAGGGCATCAGCATCATGGACGCCTGCAGCAGCGGCAGCCCCAGCCCGCCGGCCACCTCGGGCAGTTCGAGCAACTGCGGGAACGCGACCGAGGACGAGAACAGGGCGAACCCCATCGCGACCGAGGCGAGGTTCGTCATGAGGACCGGCCCGCGCGCGCTGACCCGCAGGTCGACCAGAGGATCGTGGATCCGCAGTTCGAGGAAGCCCCACACCAACAGGACGGCCGCACCGCCGAGGAGCAACCCGAGCGTCAGCGGGGACGTCCAGCCCCAGTCGCCGCCGCGGGAGATCGCCAGCAGGAGGCACGCCAGCCCGATGGCGAGCCCGACGACGCCGACGACGTCGATGCGCCCGCCGGTCCGCACGTCACTCTCCGGGACGCACGTCGCCACGAGCACGAGGACCGTCGCCCCCATCGCTGCGGCCGCCCAGAACAGCATGTGCCAGTCGGCGCGCTCCGTCACGAAGGCGCTCAGCGGCAGGCCGAGCGCACCGCCGACGCCCAACGTGGCGCTGACCAGGGCCGTCGCACCGCCGAGGCGTTCCTCGGGCAGGGTGTCGCGCAGGATCGAGATGCCGAGCGGGATGACGCCCATGCCGAGGCCCTGTAGCCCGCGTCCGACGATGAGCGGCACCACGCTCGGCGACAGCGCCGCGACCGTCGAGCCGGCGACCAGGAGGCCGAGCAGCACGAGCGCCACCCGGCGCTTGCCGTACATGTCGCCGAGCTTGCCCGAGATGGGGGTGCAGATCGCCGAGACGAGCAGGGTGATCGTGATGACCCACGCCGCGTCCTCGCGGGACGCCCCCAGCAGGTGCGGCAGTTCGCCCTGGATCGGGATGAGAATCGTCTGCATGAAGGAGGCGGTGACGCCCGCCAGCGCCAGGACGGCGATCACGAGGTTCGGACGGGCGGGCCGTCCGGTCCTCTCGAGAACGGACTGCGGTTCCTGGCTGAGCGCTACCAATGGACTTCCTTCGATCGAGCGGCGAGTCGTGAGACTCCATCTCATCTAAGATAGTTCGTATCATTCCAGCGCGCCAGTCTCGTCCGCGATACGATCGGGGCATGGCCAGGGACGTTCGGGAACGCGCCCGCGAGGCGGTCCGCACCGAGATCGCGCAGGCGCTCAGCGACCTGTTCGCCGCGCGCGGCTTCGACGCGGTCACCGTCGAGGAGGCCGCCCGCGAGGTCGGCATCTCCCGCGCGACGTTCTTCCGCTACTTCGGCTCCAAGGAGGACGCCGTCATCGCGGCCATGGACGGCGTCGGCGTCGACTTCGGCGCCGTCCTCGACACCCTCGACCCCGTCGCGGGCGAGTCCGCCTGGGGGCTGCTGCTGCGCACGTTCCAGCGCACGCTGGAGGGCGTCGATGAGAGCTCGGACGCCGACCGCGCCCGCCTCCGGATGATCCACAGCACCCCGTCGCTGCGCGGCCGGCTGACAGCCCGCCGCGTCAGCCGCGAGGACTCCCTCGCCGACGCGCTGACCCGCCGCGGCGTCCCCCTGGCCCGCGCGCAGGCGGCCGCGGCCGCCGGTCTCGCCGGGCTGGACGTGACGTGGCGCAGGTGGGCCAACGGCACCGCCCTCACCATGCAGCGCGCCCTCGCCGACACCTTCGCCGACCTGGCCGCGACCGACACCCCGCTCTAACCCGGCTCGACCAGGGCCCCATTCGCTCGAGGTCCACGCACGGTCAGGCGGCCTGCGGCCCCCAGGCGTGCCGGTCGAGCTGGGCCGCCTTCGTGCCGAGGTGGCCGTTGCGGACCAGCATCGCCAGGGCGTCCAGGATCACCCGCGAGCTGAGCAGAGCGGTCTGTTCGGCCCAGTCATACGGCGGCGAACACTCGACGACCTCGAGCCCGGAGATCCCCTCGCCGGCGATCATCCGAATCATGTTGAGCGCCTCGCGCGGAAGCAGGCCGCCCGGCTCGGGCCAGCCAGTCCCGGGAACGAAGCCGGCGTCGATGACGTCGATGTCGAAGGAGAGGTAGACCGCCTTGGCGTCCTTCCACGCCGTCTCGAGGGCGACCTCGGCGACCTTCTCGATGCCGACCCGCTCGACGTCGCCGACCGTGATCACGGTGGTGCCCCGCTCGCGTCCCACCTTGACGCCGGCCCGCGGCGCCTGCCAGCCCCCGATGCCGACCTGCACGAGGTTCGTGGCGGGGGCGTTCTTGATGTTGGTGGCGTGGAACCACGGCGTCGTGTGCATCCGCTCGTCCAGGTCGGTCTCCTGGGTGTCGACGTGCCGGTCGAAGTGGATGATGCCGACGTTGCCGTCGACGTAGGGCGCCAGCCCCCGGATCGTCGGGTAGCCGATGGAGTGGTCGCCCCCGAGGATGACCGGGAAGACGCCCCGCTGGTAGACGTGCGCCATCGCCTGGCTGATCTGGTCGAAGGACTTCTCCAGGTTGCCCGGGATCGTGAAGATATCGCCGATGTCCACCATGTTGAGCTGCTCGCGCAGGTCGATGCCCAGCTCGTAGCAGTAGGTACCGAACAGGTTCGTGGACCGGCGGATGCCCTGCGGGCCGAACCGGGCACCCGGCCGGTACGTCGCCCCGGAGTCCAGGGGCGCGCCGAAGATGGCGACCTCGGCGTCCTCGACCTGGTTGACGTCCTCGAGGAAGGGCGAGTTCAGGAACGTGCCGCGCTCCCCGCGAAGTGCGGCAGCTCGCCGCGGGAGAACGTGGGGATGGTGCGATCCTTCAGGGTCGGGGAACCCTCGAGGCCGAACGCGAGGCCGCGCTCGATCTCCTCGTCGTGTCGGAACAGGGAGATCCGCTCCTCGGCGAGCTGCGCCCAGCGTCCCTCCTTCGAGGCGAACGCGTCGCTGTGGGAGTGTTGATGATCATGGGGGTGCCCATGACCGTGGGAGTGGGGCCGACCCTGCTCGTGGGCGAGCCGATGGGCCTCCGCTTCGTGATCGTGCTGTTCTGGATGCGGATTCTGCGGGCGATCGGACATTGCTGCCTCCCGTGTGACCGTCTTGGCTTCCGGTACGGTCACCCTCGTCGGTCGGGGCGCTCCTTGCCACCTGCACCCTCCTTAACAAACAAGGCGTTGTGAAGTCAATGGTTGGGGCGCGCAAATCTCGGCGGCTCCAGGGTCGCTCCCCAGCAGCGCCGACCGGCGACGGTGGGCCTCACGGGGTGACACCACCGCGCGTCCGGCCCCGCCGCCCGGCCTACGCTGGGAGGGCCCACACGAAAGGACGACCGTGCAGCAACCCGACCATGGCGCACCCTTCCCCCACGCGACGACGCCGGAGGAGTTCGCCGCCAACCTGGACGCCGTGCGCGCCCGGATCGCGGCGGCGGCCCACCGCGCCGGACGCGAGGCGTCCGAGGTCGAACTGCTGCCGGTGAGCAAGACCGTGCCGCAGGAGCGGCTGCGCGCGGCGATCGCCGCCGGCTGCACCACCCTGGGGAGAACAAGGTGCAGGAGGCCGTCCGCAAGCACGGCGAGCTCGCCGACCTGGACGTCCGCTGGTCGCTGATCGGGCATCTGCAGCGCAACAAGGCCAAGGACGTCGCCGCCATCGCCGCCGAGTTCCACGCCCTGGACAGCCTGCGCGTCGCCGAGGCCCTCGACCGCCGACTGGACGCCCTGGGCCGCCCGCTGGACGTGTACGTCCAGGTGAACACGTCGAGCGAGCCGCAGAAGTACGGCGTCGCCCCCGACGAACTGCCGGGCTTCCTGGCCGACCTGACCGCCTACCCGACGCTACGGGTGAAGGGCCTGATGACGCTGGCGCTGTTCACCAGCGACCAGGAGCGCGTCCGGAAGTGCTTCGCGCTGCTGCGCGACCTGCGCGACCGGGCTCGGGCCACCGACCCCGACCTGATCGGACCCGGCGGGCTGTCGATGGGCATGTCGGGCGACTTCGAGACCGCGATCGAGGAGGGTGCCACCTGCGTCCGGGTGGGCCAGGCGATCTTCGGCGCCCGCCCGACCCCGGACAGCATGTACTGGCCGGACGCCCGCTGATCCTGCGCCGGCGGCGTCCGGTTCCGCGAACGACGGGTCGAGCACCCGCGGTCAGGCAGGCTCCTCCTGAAGCGCGCGGACCTCGATGCGAGAACCCAGAGCGGCGGAGGCGCGTTCCGCCCAGGCCAGGGCTTCGGACATCCCAGGAGCCTCGATGATCCAGAAGCCGCCCACGTAGGAGGGCGCGTCGACGAACGGGCCCGGGGTGTGACGGGGCACGCCTCCGGTGACATCGACCGTGACCGCCGCCGAGGGCGGCTGCAGGCCACCGGCGGCGACGAACGCCCCCGCCTTCGTCAGGTCGGAGTTGAAGGCGTCGACGGCCGCCAGGAGTGCGTCCAGCTCAGCCGGGGCGAACTCGAGCATCGACTCCATCGTGGGCTCCTCGCCCGCGTCGTGCGGGACGGTGAGGAAGTACTGCGTCATGCGGTGCCTGCTTTCATCGGAGTGGATCGGTGGGTCGAAGGATCACGGCGTGCGGTCCCGGCCAGCGGTGGGGGCTCCGGCGTCCCTGAAGGCACTCCCACGGAACCTGGGACGAAGAGTCTGTCCAGGTGCTCGTCGATGGCGGCGTGCGCCGCGCCCGGCTCGATGACGTCCAGTTCGAGCAGCGGGGCGAGGCCCGTCACCGCGAGCACGAGGTCGGTCTCGACGACGGGGTCACGACCCGGACCGATCTGACCGTCGCGGATCGCCTGCCGGATGAGGGCTTCGATCTGTGCCCGCCCGTCGCGCATTCCGGCGCCCACCTGCGCCTTCAGCGCGGGGTCATGGAGCGCCTCGGCGACGTAGGCCGCGTGGAGGCGGCTGGTCGCCCGGGCGTCCGGACGCAGCGGCAGCATCTCCGTGAGGACCACGCGGAGCGCCTCGCGCGGGTGCGGGGGCCGGCCGAGCGCCGCCAGCGCGTCCGCCACGCGACGGGCCGTCTGCTCGGAGGCGAACTCGACCGCGAAGGCCAGCATCTCGGCACGCGAGGAGAAATAGTGCTGGAGCTGGCCCAGCGAAACGCCCGCCTCGCTCGCCACCTCACGCAGGGTGGCGCGCGCCCAGCCCTGCTGATCCACGACCCGCCACAGCGCGTGGGCGATGGACTCGCGTCGCTCGTGGCGATCGACTTGTTTCGGCACGGCACCCCTCCTCATGTTTCAATACAAGTGACATAATACAGATGACCGACAGCCCGTGCCAGGAGGTGAGCGGGGATGACGAGCCCCGAACTGCCCGCCAGGTTCTACAACCCGTACGCGTTCGAGTTCGACACCGAGACGGTGATCGCGCTGCTCGCCGACCGACACATCCGCCAGGCGATCGAACGCGGTGAGTTCGACGACCTGCCCGGTAGCGGCCGCCCGCTGGACCTGCCCGCCCAACACGACCCCGACTGGTGGCTCAAGGGCCTCATCAAGCGCGAGGGCCTCGCGCTGCTGCCGGCGTCCATCCAACTGCGCAAGGACGACGCCGCCCTGGACGACCTGCTCGATCGGCTCCCGCACGAGGACGCCGTCCGCCGCGAGGTCAGGCAGTTCAACGAGCGGGTGGTCCGCGCCCGGTACCTTCCCCCAGCAGGACCTCCGCTGATCACGATGCCCCGCGACGTCGACGCCACGGTCACCGCCTGGACCGCCCGCCGAGAAGCCCGAGCCGAGGAGGCGCGCCGCCAGAGCAGCGAGCACACGAGCGGCACTCTCCCACCCCAAAGGAGGCGTCGTCGTCCCGCCCGCTGGCGGCGTCGCGGCTAGCCCCTGGCTCACCGCCGCGAGGTCAACAAGCTGTGCCGTCCCGCACTCCGCGGTGGTTGTGCGAGGACGTTGCCGCCGTAACCGACAGCGACAGTGGGTGCTGTGCATGGCGCGATGACAGCTTGGTTCCGGACGCCGACTGCTACGGGCCACGACGCTACTCGCTCCCGCGGAGCGGGCCACGGCGCTGAGGGCCAGGGTTCCGGCCCGCTCGGTCACGCACCACCTCCACCGGATCACCCGCGCGACTAGGGAAAACTGAACGTGTGAGGCCACACGCCCTCGTCCGATGGCTCGCTGCCAACGGTGCTGACGCATTGACCGCCGATGAGCAGGAGCCCTGGGCGTCGCTCGTCACAGCTGCGAACAGATCATTCAGATGGGCGCGTGACGACTGCAACGACCTATGACATCAGACGCTACTAGCTCAGCTCGAGTGGGTGCTATGCGAAAACGGCTCGCAGGTGCGGCATCAGTGTCATCACTTTGACGAAGCAGTTCGGCGTTCACCGTGGCACCGCCTGGACGAAGGCTCGTGCTAGCCCTTGAGGCGAGAGGCGTACTCATGATCCTGATGGCAGACAAAGCGCTGCGGATCAGTGCTCGCGATCTCCCCAACTGCATCGCCGAACTTGCTCACACGGTCTGCCAAGTAGGTGGAGAGTGAGCCGGCGGATACGACGGCGATGTTGAAATGTCCGTCGACCTTCGCCGACTTGATCTCACGGGTCACGGCCACCCATGGGACCTCGACTGCTTCAATACTCTCGCTCGTGACGTCAACCGCGAACACTGGCGCTGAGGTGACGATCACTGGGTAATAGAAGTCGATGCTCGCCCATTCCTGACCTGGCCGG
Above is a window of Propioniciclava coleopterorum DNA encoding:
- a CDS encoding MFS transporter — encoded protein: MIAVLALAGVTASFMQTILIPIQGELPHLLGASREDAAWVITITLLVSAICTPISGKLGDMYGKRRVALVLLGLLVAGSTVAALSPSVVPLIVGRGLQGLGMGVIPLGISILRDTLPEERLGGATALVSATLGVGGALGLPLSAFVTERADWHMLFWAAAAMGATVLVLVATCVPESDVRTGGRIDVVGVVGLAIGLACLLLAISRGGDWGWTSPLTLGLLLGGAAVLLVWGFLELRIHDPLVDLRVSARGPVLMTNLASVAMGFALFSSSVAFPQLLELPEVAGGLGLPLLQASMMLMPSGIAMLVMSPVAGRLETVFGPKPLLIAGSSIIAIGYTAAVLLDLHAWHILVINVLIGVGIGLGYAAMPNLIMGAVPASETGAANGLNTLMRALGTASASAVIAAVLTASSVRVGDAVAPSPGGFQMAFIFGFIAAVVCTVLAVFIPAPRPDDSELPAH
- a CDS encoding TetR/AcrR family transcriptional regulator; the encoded protein is MARDVRERAREAVRTEIAQALSDLFAARGFDAVTVEEAAREVGISRATFFRYFGSKEDAVIAAMDGVGVDFGAVLDTLDPVAGESAWGLLLRTFQRTLEGVDESSDADRARLRMIHSTPSLRGRLTARRVSREDSLADALTRRGVPLARAQAAAAAGLAGLDVTWRRWANGTALTMQRALADTFADLAATDTPL
- a CDS encoding YciI family protein translates to MTQYFLTVPHDAGEEPTMESMLEFAPAELDALLAAVDAFNSDLTKAGAFVAAGGLQPPSAAVTVDVTGGVPRHTPGPFVDAPSYVGGFWIIEAPGMSEALAWAERASAALGSRIEVRALQEEPA
- a CDS encoding TetR/AcrR family transcriptional regulator, with the protein product MPKQVDRHERRESIAHALWRVVDQQGWARATLREVASEAGVSLGQLQHYFSSRAEMLAFAVEFASEQTARRVADALAALGRPPHPREALRVVLTEMLPLRPDARATSRLHAAYVAEALHDPALKAQVGAGMRDGRAQIEALIRQAIRDGQIGPGRDPVVETDLVLAVTGLAPLLELDVIEPGAAHAAIDEHLDRLFVPGSVGVPSGTPEPPPLAGTARRDPSTHRSTPMKAGTA
- a CDS encoding DUF1992 domain-containing protein, which produces MTSPELPARFYNPYAFEFDTETVIALLADRHIRQAIERGEFDDLPGSGRPLDLPAQHDPDWWLKGLIKREGLALLPASIQLRKDDAALDDLLDRLPHEDAVRREVRQFNERVVRARYLPPAGPPLITMPRDVDATVTAWTARREARAEEARRQSSEHTSGTLPPQRRRRRPARWRRRG
- a CDS encoding agmatinase family protein, translating into MNSPFLEDVNQVEDAEVAIFGAPLDSGATYRPGARFGPQGIRRSTNLFGTYCYELGIDLREQLNMVDIGDIFTIPGNLEKSFDQISQAMAHVYQRGVFPVILGGDHSIGYPTIRGLAPYVDGNVGIIHFDRHVDTQETDLDERMHTTPWFHATNIKNAPATNLVQVGIGGWQAPRAGVKVGRERGTTVITVGDVERVGIEKVAEVALETAWKDAKAVYLSFDIDVIDAGFVPGTGWPEPGGLLPREALNMIRMIAGEGISGLEVVECSPPYDWAEQTALLSSRVILDALAMLVRNGHLGTKAAQLDRHAWGPQAA